In Calypte anna isolate BGI_N300 chromosome Z, bCalAnn1_v1.p, whole genome shotgun sequence, the following are encoded in one genomic region:
- the IL31RA gene encoding interleukin-31 receptor subunit alpha, with product MLSCLIWMFVLLCSSITDENSVRDADIFPSSPEIERGSTLKLFCVLGKRYTPRRNASHIIWKLNHELIPQESYNIVNETVSSITISNFTYSKAHVKCFTEYLGKEQLLVHTEVKTGFPPDVPGNISCIYYVDAELTCTWTSGRETNLLTNYTLYRKEMAEEPMTLPGRLGFCPGKKESCSFSYPNIPYSSSSCFQVKAENVLGEASSDCVHIPMEKIEKFEPPEILSVKKTIGIKQLLTVTWKMPEKTIRSQDIICQIQYRNLYSNSLEFVTVTLNFAEKTGSYNLTGLWDSTEYSVAIRCRNAVSAFWSEWSRQKRAITEERAPSEKVDLWRVIESSQSAGSRSVHLMWKPLNSFPPSGKILGYKIQYFPEINTAHKMTSISATEEMTLLLNEEAYIVSVTAYNSAGNCPEATLRIPSADEKPSQIIKSVRTSTTNEDVVVEWIASEPKVTRYVVEWYEELETDPLGRSWQYVVNSTNWKTNRKNFKPFICYNISVYPLCGNKVAAPYSIQTYIQEKKPSEGPVVDTAVPGKNEVTIKWKEISKDKRNGFISNYTIFYKPEDGKELNETVNSDVLQYRLTSLKANTQYTVYIMASNEAGGTSGDPKTFKTLKFNQEDVIVIALPTGLSMLLLLGLWITCILKKHAFKNICWPDIPNPAESIAVEWPLDAPVNNLFFKGLTSVAKIIEFEDVSVLEHCLPEESQEGSLLMNCENYTSECTDINTKGMVYGGKNVLYNEKNEVAKCFAPSMSYIMTDQDIRSKMCSASVPVKKAEFIEMLEEDLCDSQQTSIKNEDSDNKEMLKLEDFNEKVLFNPYLKNSVIRREFLISENMQEHSKSEPKSQTTVLPPFQQNATEQSYITLDMFGLATAH from the exons ATGCTGAGCTGTTTGATTTGGATGTTcgtcctgctctgcagctctatAACAG atGAAAACTCTGTCAGAGATGCTGACATTTTTCCATCATCTCCTGAAATTGAAAGAGGATCCACTCTGAAACTCTTCTGTGTTCTTGGCAAACGCTACACTCCTCGCAGAAATGCAAGCCACATAATCTGGAAGTTGAATCATGAATTGATTCCTCAGGAAAGCTATAACATTGTGAATGAGACTGTATCTAGTATAACAATCAGTAATTTCACTTACAGCAAAGCTCATGTGAAATGTTTCACTGAGTACTTGGGCAAGGAACAACTTTTGGTTCACACTGAAGTTAAAACTGGCT TTCCACCAGACGTACcaggaaatatttcctgcaTTTATTATGTTGATGCTGAACTTACTTGCACCTGGACttcaggaagagaaacaaatctTTTGACGAACTATACTTTGTATCGGAAAGA gATGGCAGAAGAACCCATGACTCTTCCAGGTAGACTGGGCTTCTGCCCAGGCAAAAAGGAATCATGTTCATTTAGTTACCCAAATATTCCATATAGTAGTAGTTCTTGTTTTCAGGTGaaagctgaaaatgttttgggtGAAGCCTCATCAGATTGTGTTCATATACCTATGGAAAAAATag AGAAATTTGAGCCTCCTGAAAtactttcagttaaaaaaaccatTGGTATAAAGCAGTTGCTTACAGTAACCTGGAAAATGCCTGAGAAGACTATCCGTTCACAAGATATAATTTGCCAGATTCAATACAGAAACTTGTATTCCAACTCTTTG GAATTTGTGACTGTCACACTGAATTTTGCAGAGAAGACAGGATCATACAATCTCACAGGTCTGTGGGATTCCACGGAATATTCAGTTGCCATTCGGTGTAGAAATGCTGTGTCAGCATTCTGGAGTGAATGGAGTAGGCAGAAAAGAGCAATCACAGAAGAAAGAG CTCCTTCAGAAAAAGTGGATTTGTGGAGGGTAATTGAGTCCTCACAGTCAGCTGGAAGCAGATCTGTACATCTTATGTGGAAG ccaTTAAACAGCTTTCCACCATCTGGGAAGATTCTAGGCTACAAAATCCAGTATTTTCCAGAAATCAATACTGCACATAAAATGACAAGCATCTCTGCCACTGAGGAAATGACTTtacttttaaatgaagaagCATATATAGTATCTGTTACTGCCTATAACTCTGCTGGTAATTGTCCTGAAGCTACTTTGAGGATTCCATCCGCTGACGAAAAAC CTTCTCAGATTATTAAATCAGTGAGGACTTCTACAACAAATGAAGATGTGGTTGTGGAATGGATAGCCTCTGAACCAAAAGTAACCAGATATGTAGTTGAGTGGTATGAAGAACTGGAGACAGATCCTCTTGGAAGATCATGGCAATATGTAGTAAACTCTACAAACTGGAAAACTAACAGAA aaaaCTTTAAACCATTTATATGCTATAACATCTCAGTGTATCCTCTCTGTGGAAATAAAGTAGCAGCTCCATATTCCATACAAACTTACATTCAAGAAAAAA AGCCATCAGAAGGACCTGTTGTTGACACAGCTGTTCCAGGGAAAAATGAAGTAACAATAAAATGGAAGGAGATTTCAAAGGATAAAAGAAATGGATTTATCAGTAACTATACAATATTTTATAAACCTGAAGATGGAAAAGAATTAA ATGAAACAGTGAACTCTGATGTTCTGCAATACAGACTGACATCCTTAAAGGCTAACACACAATACACTGTCTATATTATGGCAAGCAATGAAGCTGGTGGAACCAGTGGAGACCCAAAAACATTCAAGACTTTAAAATTCA ATCAAGAAGATGTTATTGTCATAGCTCTACCCACTGGATTAAGTATGCTGCTTCTCTTAGGCCTTTGGATAACATGCATTTTGAAGAAACATGC gtttaaaaacatttgctggCCTGATATACCTAATCCTGCAGAGAGCATTGCAGTGGAATGGCCTCTTGATGCACCTGTG aataatttattttttaagggaTTGACATCTGTGgctaaaatcatagaatttgaAGATGTAAGTGTTTTGGAGCATTGTTTACCTGAAGAAAGTCAGGAAGGATCACTACTAATGAATTGTGAAAACTACACTTCTGAATGTACCGATATTAATACGAAAGGCATGGTTTATGGAGGTAAAAATGTActgtataatgaaaaaaatgaagttgctAAATGTTTTGCACCATCCATGTCTTACATAATGACTGATCAAGATATCAGAAGTAAAATGTGTTCAGCTTCGGTACCagtgaagaaagcagaattcatAGAGATGCTGGAAGAAGATTTATGTGACTCCCAACAGACttcaattaaaaatgaagacagTGACAATAAAGAAATGTTAAAGCTGGAAGATTTCAATGAAAAAGTACTGTTTAATCCATACcttaaaaattctgtaataaGAAGGGAATTTCTTATTTCTGAGAACATGCAAGAACACAGTAAAAGTGAACCCAAAAGCCAGACAACTGTCTTACCTCCCTTTCAACAAAATGCCACAGAACAATCCTACATAACACTGGACATGTTTGGGTTGGCCACAGCTCATTAA